TCGATGATCGAGCTGGCGCGCCAGTTCGAGATGCAGGTACGCGTCTTGCACAGCGGAGACGAGACCGCGCAGAGCGCCAATTCCCTGCTGCGTTCGAGCTGACCTCGTTCCTTCCCGTAACGGAGCACTGCCATGACCCAGGCGCTTTGGATCGCCAAGACCGGCCTCGACGCGCAGCAGACGCGCATGGCGGTCATCTCCAACAACCTCGCCAACATCAACACGACCGGCTTCAAGCGCGATCGTGCCAACTTCGAGGACCTGCTGTACCAGACCCAGCGCCAGCCCGGCGGTGCGACCTCCGAGCAGACGATGCTGCCTTCGGGCATGTCCACCGGCACCGGCGTGCGCGTGGCGACCACGGCCAAGTCCTTCACCCAGGGCAACCTGAGCCAGACGGGCAACGCGCTGGACGTGGCGATCAACGGCCGCGGGTTCTTCGAGGTGCTGCTGCCCGATGGCTCGTCGGCCTATACCCGCGACGGCGCCTTCCAGGTCAACGCCGAGAACGAGCTGGTGACCAACGAGGGCTATCCGGTGCAGCCGGGCCTGCAGATCCCCGAGGGCGCGCAGAGCATCACCATCGGCAGCGACGGCACCGTGAGCGTGCAGCTGGCCGGCCAGGCCGCGGCCACGCAGGTGGGCCAGCTGACCGTCACCGATTTCGTCAATCCGGCCGGCCTGCAGTCCAAGGGCGGCAACCTGTACACCGAGACCGGCGCCTCCGGTCCGGCCCAGACCGGCACGCCGGGCGAGAACGGCGCCGGCCTGCTGATCCAGGGCTCGCTGGAAGGCTCCAACGTCAACAGCGTCGAGGAGCTGGTGTCGATGATCGAGACCCAGCGCGCCTACGAAACCAACGCCAAGGCCATCAGCACCGTCGATTCGATGCTGGGCTTCCTCAACCAGAACCTGTGACCGCCGCCATGCGTGTGCTCCTGTCCATCGCCCTCGCCTCCGCCCTCGGCGCGCTTACCGGCTGCGCCACGGTGGTCGGCGACGTGCGTCCCTTCTCCGACCAGCTGGCGCCGCAGCAGGGGCTGGACAAGAACACCCTGCTGGGCCGTTCGCCGGGCCAGTACACCCAGCTGCCCTCGCCGCAGCCGGGCTACGCGCAGCCGGCGCCGGGCGATGGGGGGGGGTCGATCTTCGCCACGGCCGCCGACGGCAGCGGCAACCGCGGCATCCGCCTGTTCCAGGACAACAAGGCGCGCGAGGTCGGCGACCTGCTGACGATCGTGCTGGTGGAGAGCACCAGCGCCAAGTCCAACGCCAAGACCGGCATCAGCAAGAACGACAGCATCGCCATGGGCGCGCCGACCATCCTAGGCCAGAGCGTGACCTACAACGGCAAGAACATCCTGCAGGCCGAAGTGGACGCCAAGCGCGGCTTCAACGGCGCCGGCGACACCCAGCAGAGCAATTCGCTGGACG
The window above is part of the Pseudoxanthomonas sp. X-1 genome. Proteins encoded here:
- a CDS encoding flagellar basal body L-ring protein FlgH; the encoded protein is MRVLLSIALASALGALTGCATVVGDVRPFSDQLAPQQGLDKNTLLGRSPGQYTQLPSPQPGYAQPAPGDGGGSIFATAADGSGNRGIRLFQDNKAREVGDLLTIVLVESTSAKSNAKTGISKNDSIAMGAPTILGQSVTYNGKNILQAEVDAKRGFNGAGDTQQSNSLDGDITVTVVQRLGNGNLRVAGEKQVRLNQGDELVQVQGIVRVADIGPDNRITSDRVGDARIVYGGRGAVARSNAMGWLSRFFNSAAAPY
- the flgG gene encoding flagellar basal-body rod protein FlgG codes for the protein MTQALWIAKTGLDAQQTRMAVISNNLANINTTGFKRDRANFEDLLYQTQRQPGGATSEQTMLPSGMSTGTGVRVATTAKSFTQGNLSQTGNALDVAINGRGFFEVLLPDGSSAYTRDGAFQVNAENELVTNEGYPVQPGLQIPEGAQSITIGSDGTVSVQLAGQAAATQVGQLTVTDFVNPAGLQSKGGNLYTETGASGPAQTGTPGENGAGLLIQGSLEGSNVNSVEELVSMIETQRAYETNAKAISTVDSMLGFLNQNL